DNA from Kineosporiaceae bacterium:
TGCACATTGTCCCGTGGATCGGGTGGCGCGCGGCACGGATGGGGTTGCCTGCGAGAAGGTGTGAGCCAGGGCCGGCGATCGAGCCGTCCCCGGGCATCGAGAGGACGGCGTGCGTATGTCCGGATCCCTGACGGTCGTCAACGGGTTGATCTTCGATGGGCACGGCCCCGAGCTGGTCGAGGTGGACGTGCGTATCGAGGGCGGGCGCATCGTCGAGGTCGGCCCAGGCCTGGCCGCGGGCGCGAGCGTGCTGGACGCGCACGGACGGGTCGTCGTCCCGGGGTTGATCGACTGTCATTTCCATGCCTATGGCACCAGCCTGGACATGCTCGAGCTCGCGGGAAGCCGACTCAGCTACGTGGCCCTGCTCGGGTCGCAGCGCCTCGGCCGGGCGCTGCGCCGGGGGTTCACCACCGTGCGCGACGTGGCGGGCGGTGACATCGGGCTGGCCCAGGCGATCGCCGAGGGCGTGATCGCCTCGCCGCGGTACTACTACACGGGCGCCGCCCTGAGCCAGACCGGCGGACACGGCGACCCGCGCGACGCCCGGCTCGACCTGTGTTGCGGCAACCAGCACGACACCGAGGTGGTCGACGGGGTCGATGCGTTGAGAGTCGCTGTGCGCGAACGCATTCGCACCGGTGCGCACGCCATCAAGATCATGGCCTCGGGCGGCGTGGTGTCGCTGTCCGATCCGATCCGGGTGCCGCAGTACAGCCCCGAGGAGATCCGCGCGGTGACCGAGGAGGCGAGCCGCCGCGGGCTCTACGTCGCGGCCCACGCCTATTCGCCCGAGTCGATCGTGCATGCGGTGACCAACGGGGTGCGCAGTATCGAGCACGGCAACCTGCTGGACGCCGAGACCGCGGCGCTGATGGCCGAGCACGGCAGCGTGCTGGTACCGACGCTGGTGACCTACCGCGTGATGTCCGAGCGCGGCGCCGAGCTGGGCATGGCCGACGTGGCGCGGCGCAAGAACGACGAGGTGCTGGACGCCGGGCAGCGCGCCGTCGAGCTGGCCATGGCGGCCGGGGTGGTGGTCGGGTTCGGCACCGACCTGATGGGGGTGCTGGAGTCGGAGCAACTGCGCGGGTTGCAGGTTCAGCACGAGGTGCAGGGCACCCTCGAACTGCTGCGCAGCCTCACCTCGCGCAACGCGGCAATCCTCGGGGTGGAGGACGTGGGCTGGATCCGGCCGGGCGCCGCGGGCGATCTGCTGATCCTGGACGGTGATCCTTTCGTGCGTCCCGCGGTGCTGTGGCAGCGCTCGGCCGGGCGGGTCGTCGTCCAGGGTGGTGTGGTGCTCGACGCCTGAGATGCGTCCGGGTGGGCCGATCGGGTGATCGGCCTCGAGTTCGAGGCTCTTCCACACGATGAACTCGACGAGGTCGCAGACCGGCACGGCGCCGTCCCGGTCTGCCTGCCAGGACAGCTCTCACACCCGAGGGCCGACAGTCGCAGGGGGTCGAACGGGTGCCAGGGCAATCAGGTGGCGACGACGGTGGCCTGCTTCGCCGTCACGAGCCGGGAGCACCGGGGGCACCGGGGGCACTGATCGAACGGGCGGCCCTCCTGGTCGGCGGTCTCGGGCTCGTGGGGTTCGCCGCGGCGGTCTTCGAGCTGGTGCCGGTGTCGTCGGCGGTGCGTGATCTGGGCCTGTACAACCTCGTCTGGGTGGCGGCCGTGGTGGCCATCTCGGTCCGCGCCGCTCGTTCGGTCGGTGCCGGGCAGTGCCTGGGATGGGCCGCCCTCGCCACAGGCTTGACCGCGAACGTGGCCGCCAACCTCTACTACTCGTTGGTGCTGGCTCACCTGGACACCGTGCCGTACCCCTCCTGGGCGGACGCCGGGTTGCTGGTGCTGTATCCCCTGGCCTACGTGACGCTGGTCGTGGTGTTGAAGGCCCGCGTGGTGCGGTGGCATCCCAGCATCTGGCTCGACGGGTTGATCCTGGCCTTCGGGATGGCCGGGCTCGGTGCCGCGCTGCTGCTGGCGCCCGTGCTGGACCTGACGGGGGCAGGGTTCGCCGTCGCGGTGACGAACGCGGCCTACCCGCTGGGCGACCTCTTGTTGATCTCCACGGTGCTGGCCGGTGCCTGGCTGTTGCGCCGCGGCCTGGACCGGACCTGGATTCTGCTCGGGACCGGCCTGAGCGTGATGGCGCTCGGCGACAGCGTGTACCTGCTGCAGGACTCGGCTGGGCTCTACCGCGAGGGCACCGCGCTGGACCTGACCTGGCCGCTGGGTGTGCTGCTGATGGCTGCCGGGGCCGTGGCCGGGCCGTTGACGCCGCTGCGCACCGACGCCGACGATCGCCCGGGTCGTTCGAATTCGGCCGCGTTCCGGTGGGGGTTGCTGGCCACCCCGATGGCCGCTGCCCTGGCCAGCCTGGCCCTGCTGGTGCCGTGGGGCGGCTGGCATGCGCCGGCGGCCGCCGCGTGGCTGGCTGCGGGGGCGCTGGCAGCCGTCGGCGTGCGCACGGTGCTCACCTACCGCGAGCTGTGGGACCTGGCCGATGCCCGGCGCCAGGCGCACACCGACGAGTTGACCGGCTTGACCAATCGGCGCGGCTTCACCGCGCTGGCCGAGGCGCACCTGCGCGCGGCGGAGGGCCTGGGCCGCGATGACGGCCCGGTGCGGCCCGAGCACCGAACGGCGTTGCTGTTGCTGGATCTGGATCGGTTCAAGGAGGTCAACGACAGCCTGGGCCATCACGCCGGCGACGAGTTGCTCTCGGCGATCGGTCAGCGGCTCGTGGAGACCTGTCGCGAGCCGCGGGACCTGTTGGCGCGGCTGGGGGGTGACGAGTTCGCGGTCCTGCTGCCCGGCACCGGCCTGGACGGCGCAGAGCACGTCGCCGCCCGCATCGGTGCCGCGCTGGCTGCGCCGTTCGTGGTGGACGGCGTGCGGGTTCAGGCGGCGATCAGCATCGGGATCGCGGTCGCCCCGTGGCACGGCACCAGCCTGTCGTTGCTGATGCGCCGCGCCGACATCGCGATGTACCGGGCCAAGAACACCCGGGCCGGGCATGCCATCTACGACCCCGACCAACGGGACCCCGATGGCGAGGACCGGCTGCAACGGGTGCAGGACCTGCGCGCAGCCATCGAGGGCGACCAGATCATCGTGCACTACCAACCCAAGGTGGACCTCGCCACGTCGTGTGTGACCGGTGCCGAGGCGCTCGTGCGGTGGGATCACCCCACCCAGGGTCTGCTGTTTCCCGACGCCTTCCTCGCGTTGGCCGAGGACGCCGGGCTGATGCCTGCCCTGACCGCTGCCGTTCTCGACAAGGCGCTGGCTCAGGCCGCTCACTGGCATCGGGCGGGACGGCAGCTGACGGTGGCGGTCAACCTGCCGCCCGCGACGGTGGTCGATGCCGATCTACCCCAGCGGGTCGCCCAGTCCCTGGCCCGCCACCAGGTGCCGCCGTCGCTGCTGAAGCTCGAGATCACCGAGGACTCGCTGCTCGGCGACCGGGTGCGGGCCCGTGAGGTGCTGGCTCGACTGCGTCGACTCGGCGTCCGGATCGCCATCGACGACTACGGCAGCGGCTACTCGTCCCTGGCCTATCTGCGCGAGCTGCCGGTGGACGAACTGAAACTCGACCGGTCGTTCGTCTACCCGATGGCCGATGACGCCCGCGCTGCGGCGATCGTCCGCTCCACCGTCGAACTCGCCCACTCGCTCGGGTTGAGCATCGTGGCCGAGGGCGTCGAGCACGCAGCCGCCGCCGAGGAGCTGGTGCGGTACGGCTGTGACGCCGCCCAGGGCTACCACTACGCCCGGGCGTTGCCGCCGGGCGAGCTCACGGACTGGTTGGACGCTCGTGCCGACGCCCCGCCCGCACCGTTGCCGGACGGCAGATCTCCTCTGCCGCAGGGGATTCCGAGGCCATCCC
Protein-coding regions in this window:
- a CDS encoding EAL domain-containing protein, which encodes MPGQSGGDDGGLLRRHEPGAPGAPGALIERAALLVGGLGLVGFAAAVFELVPVSSAVRDLGLYNLVWVAAVVAISVRAARSVGAGQCLGWAALATGLTANVAANLYYSLVLAHLDTVPYPSWADAGLLVLYPLAYVTLVVVLKARVVRWHPSIWLDGLILAFGMAGLGAALLLAPVLDLTGAGFAVAVTNAAYPLGDLLLISTVLAGAWLLRRGLDRTWILLGTGLSVMALGDSVYLLQDSAGLYREGTALDLTWPLGVLLMAAGAVAGPLTPLRTDADDRPGRSNSAAFRWGLLATPMAAALASLALLVPWGGWHAPAAAAWLAAGALAAVGVRTVLTYRELWDLADARRQAHTDELTGLTNRRGFTALAEAHLRAAEGLGRDDGPVRPEHRTALLLLDLDRFKEVNDSLGHHAGDELLSAIGQRLVETCREPRDLLARLGGDEFAVLLPGTGLDGAEHVAARIGAALAAPFVVDGVRVQAAISIGIAVAPWHGTSLSLLMRRADIAMYRAKNTRAGHAIYDPDQRDPDGEDRLQRVQDLRAAIEGDQIIVHYQPKVDLATSCVTGAEALVRWDHPTQGLLFPDAFLALAEDAGLMPALTAAVLDKALAQAAHWHRAGRQLTVAVNLPPATVVDADLPQRVAQSLARHQVPPSLLKLEITEDSLLGDRVRAREVLARLRRLGVRIAIDDYGSGYSSLAYLRELPVDELKLDRSFVYPMADDARAAAIVRSTVELAHSLGLSIVAEGVEHAAAAEELVRYGCDAAQGYHYARALPPGELTDWLDARADAPPAPLPDGRSPLPQGIPRPSPSPDQAGSSTPLSRGM
- a CDS encoding amidohydrolase family protein, yielding MSGSLTVVNGLIFDGHGPELVEVDVRIEGGRIVEVGPGLAAGASVLDAHGRVVVPGLIDCHFHAYGTSLDMLELAGSRLSYVALLGSQRLGRALRRGFTTVRDVAGGDIGLAQAIAEGVIASPRYYYTGAALSQTGGHGDPRDARLDLCCGNQHDTEVVDGVDALRVAVRERIRTGAHAIKIMASGGVVSLSDPIRVPQYSPEEIRAVTEEASRRGLYVAAHAYSPESIVHAVTNGVRSIEHGNLLDAETAALMAEHGSVLVPTLVTYRVMSERGAELGMADVARRKNDEVLDAGQRAVELAMAAGVVVGFGTDLMGVLESEQLRGLQVQHEVQGTLELLRSLTSRNAAILGVEDVGWIRPGAAGDLLILDGDPFVRPAVLWQRSAGRVVVQGGVVLDA